In one window of Branchiostoma floridae strain S238N-H82 chromosome 14, Bfl_VNyyK, whole genome shotgun sequence DNA:
- the LOC118430914 gene encoding transcription factor 19-like has protein sequence MLSLLSLPSTPSTPTYLQIGRNPAEADVFIDSKVHPALISRRHAEIRVSPDGRGNVTYDITDRSVNGTYINDIRLQPRTPHRLQEGDTITFGHLKAGTVQPGQRSVQAGSEFKFKFEQCPRPAGDVDTRTDSETPTTLSLPEKSTEPGDVGRGRQLFPSVPSPDVLHDISNWVQKSKLVHTGPAEKGGQKETGTAASSSTGLSQFSDEDNDSDSEIFSIAATLQIPSDSDSDSDIFCPTEKPPTSGDKSLPKVRSDFESPRAVPMATVVPMATNVARLSQSPIVNISDSKDSSTVVNTKRKRRPPAGKTVAAVKRRKPVKRKRSGDREDWGPCDSFDCSRPEGDMLSWVQCDQCEAWYHVACAGCDYDTVRQETAAFNCGCL, from the exons ATGCTTTCCCTCCTCAGTCTTCCGTCCACCCCCAGTACCCCCACATATCTCCAGATCGGGAGGAACCCAGCGGAGGCTGACGTGTTCATCGACTCTAAGGTCCACCCTGCGCTCATCTCACGCAGACACGCAGAGATCCGCGTGTCGCCTGACGGGCGCGGGAACGTGACGTATGATATAACAGACAGGAGCGTCAATGGGACTTACATTAATGATATCAGG CTGCAGCCGAGGACCCCCCACAGACTGCAGGAAGGCGACACCATCACGTTTGGTCACCTGAAGGCCGGAACTGTCCAACCTGGGCAGCGGTCAGTACAGGCAGGGTCAGAGTTCAAGTTCAAG TTTGAGCAGTGTCCGAGACCAGCAGGTGATGTGGACACCAGAACTGACTCCGAGACGCCCACGACGTTGTCTCTCCCGGAGAAGTCGACAGAGCCAGGAGACGTTGGGAGGGGCAGACAACTCTTCCCCTCCGTACCAAGTCCTGATGTTCTACATGATATATCCAACTG GGTCCAGAAGTCCAAACTTGTCCACACAGGCCCAGCAGAGAAGGGAGGGCAGAAGGAGACTGGAACAGCGGCTAGCAGTTCTACTGGGCTGAGTCAGTTCAGTG ATGAAGACAACGACAGTGACTCTGAGATCTTCAGCATCGCCGCGACATTACAGATTCCCTCTGACAGTGACTCCGACTCTGACATTTTCTGCCCAACGGAAAAGCCCCCCACGTCAGGAGACAAGAGTTTGCCTAAAGTCAGAAGTGATTTCGAGTCTCCAAGagctgttcccatggcaacagttgttcccatggcaacaaaTGTGGCTCGGTTGTCCCAAAGTCCTATTGTTAACATATCTGATAGCAAAGACTCATCAACTGTTGTTAAcaccaaaagaaaaagaagacccCCTGCAG GTAAAACTGTTGCAGCAGTGAAGAGAAGGAAACCTGTGAAGCGTAAGAGGTCAGGTGATCGTGAGGACTGGGGACCGTGTGACTCGTTCGACTGTAGCAGGCCGGAGGGCGACATGCTCAGCTGG GTgcagtgtgaccagtgtgaggCTTGGTACCATGTGGCGTGTGCTGGATGTGACTACGACACTGTCAGACAGGAAACTGCCGCCTTCAACTGTGGATGTTTGTGA